The Chloroflexota bacterium genome contains the following window.
TCGCTATGCGGGCCTGGACGCCGTTCTGGGTCTGGCCTTCACGGCTACGGGCGTGCTGTACCCGTTCTTCGCCGCGTACCTCGGCTGGCTTGGCGTCTTCCTGACCGGCTCTGATACGGCGTCGAACGCGCTGTTCGGCAGCCTGCAGCGGATCACCGCCGAGCAGCTTGGCTTGAATCCGATCCTGATCGTCGCGGCCAACTCGTCAGGCGGGGTGATGGGCAAGATGATCGACGCTCAGTCGATCACGGTCGCCACGGCAGCCTGCTACGAGGATCCCCAGGAGGGCGCGCACGCGGTCGGCCCGATCTTCCGGACGGTCTTCTGGCACTCTATCGCGCTGGCGGCGTTCATCGGGGTGGTGGTGATGCTCCAGGCGTACGTCTTCCCCTGGATGGTGCCCACGCCGCCCGGCGGCTGACCGCACGAGCGATCTGGCCGCTCTGGCCTGACCCAATGCCTCGCGAGGCTGAAGCTGATGCCGTGTCCGTCGTCGCAACCGAAGTGAGCCTGCGAACCCTGCCCGTCATCCCGAGCGGAGTGAGCCTGCGAACGCAGTCGAGGGATCTTCCTCGTGTCGGCACACAGGGGAAGATCCCTCCACTCCGCTCGTTCCTCGCTTCGGTCAGGATGACGGAGGGGAGGTCGTATGTCGCTTCGGTCGGGAGGACAGTCAAATCACATTCAAGGAGATAGAGTCCTTCAGACAGGCGGGGGACATGTCCCCCGCCTCGCGACACGAATGACGAACTGAAGACGCTGTCTCGGTGCTACTCCATCGGGTCGAGCGGGAAGATCGGGCGGCGGACGTGCTGGTACCGGAACCGAGAGAGATCGGAGTTACTCAGGCCCGGAGTATCGACTTCGACGACCCGCGAGGCCAGCGGCTCGAACGCCCCGCGATAGTGGACGCTCGACTTGAGCACCAGCACCCGCTTGCGGCCGGGGTCGATCCCCTGCGAACGGAACATGCCAGCATCCAGCGCCTGGACACGGTTGCTGGTGACGATGACGTCCACGCCGTCGATGGCCAGGACGGCCGTCGGTCCCATCCGCGTCTCGGCGCCGGCGTTCATCGGGCCGAGATTCACGAAGCTGCCGTCGGTGAGCAGGCGGACTCGCCCCGTCACGGTCAGTGGCGCCCCGTGGAGAGCATCCACCTTGCCGCCAAGGTCGAGGGTGACGGTCTCGCCGACGCCGGCCTTCTGGCAGACCTTCACGGCGGCGGGATCCCAGATCGCCCCGACAGCGGCCTGCTGAACGCCACGCTGGAGCAGGCCGCGCAGCAGGATCGTGCCGTCGCACGGTGAGCCGGCGCCGGGATTGTCCGCCGTGTCGGCCAGGAGAACCGGGCCGCCAGCGTCGGCCGGGTGGCTGACCGCGATGTCGAGCGCATCCTCGACTGGAGTGCATTGGACCACGAACTCCTGGCGTCTGGCCCAGGCCAGCGCGGCCACCTCGTCCGCCACCCGGTCGGCGAGCGACTGGTCCCCCTCGGAGATCGCCAGGACGGCCAGGCCGGCCTCGGGTACGTCGGCATATGGGAAGCCCGCCGCCACCGTGACCGCGACCATGCCGGGCTGCCCCTCAAGCTCGTGCGCCAGCTCGATCAAGGCCCGCATCGGCGTGTCGTAGCTGGTGCACTGCTTGGGAAGGGGCGGCAGGAGGGGCGGCTTTCGCAGCGCGCGGGCCGTCCGCAGCCCGTGCGCCACCATCCGGTGGACGATCGCGCCGGCCTCCAAACCGCGTGAGTACATGTCGATATGCGGGTAGGTGTCGTAGCCGACGAGCGCGTCGGCCAGGGCGACCATGCCGTCCGAGATGTTGGCATGCAGGTCGAGGACGGCGACGATCGGGATGGACCCTACCAGCGCCCGTACTCGACGTAAGATCTCAGCGTCGCCGTCGCCGGCCCGCTCGGCCACCATCGCGCCGTGCAGCTCCAACAGCACGCCGTCGAGCGGCCCGGCGTCGCGGAGGCCGTCGAGCAGCATGGTGGTCAGGCGGTCGAACGCCTCGGCAGTGACCGTGCCGGAGGGGGCGGCCTCCGCCAGCATCGTCGGCACGACCTCGAAGCCCTCGGACCGCGCCGAGTCGATGAACCCGCCGACGATCGTCTTGGTGCCGGCGAAGGCCGGCAGCAACGCCTCGGCGCTGTGGACGCCGCGCCGCTCGAAGAGCGTCAGGTCGGTCTTAATGGTCGAAAAGGTGTTCGTCTCGTGGGAGATGCCGCCAACCGCGATCCGCATCCGCCTGCCGCCTCTCCCTACGCGCTGGCCTTGTCGAGCGTCGCGATGGCGTCGGCGTCGAGCTTGAGCGCGACGCCGGCCACCAGCTCCGCAAGCTGCTTCGGGGTGGTGGCGCTGGCAATCGGGCCGGTCATGCCCGGCCGCTCGGCGATCCATGCCAGCGCCACCTGGGCCGGCGTGACGCCGAGCCGCCTCGCGACGCCTTCGACCGCCGCCAGCACCTGCCAGCCCTTGTCGTTCATGAAGCGCTGCTGCACACCAGACGCCCGGCCGCTGGCCGGCAGCGCCGCGCCCGGCTGGTACTTGCCGGTCAGGAAACCGCTGGCGAGCGACGAGTAGGTGATGACGCCGATCTGGTCCCGCTGGCAGAGCGGCTCAAGCTCGGCCTCGTAATCGGCGCGCTGCAGCAGGTGGTACGGCGGCTGAATGCTCTCGAAGCGAGCCCAGCCGCCCTTCGCGGCGATGGCGTTCGCCTCGGCCAGCCGCGCCGCCGTGTAGTTCGACGCGCCGATCCAGCGGACCTTACCCGCCTTGACGAGGTCGTCGAACGCGGCCATCGTCTCTTCCAGGGAGGTGTTGG
Protein-coding sequences here:
- a CDS encoding M81 family metallopeptidase, which produces MRIAVGGISHETNTFSTIKTDLTLFERRGVHSAEALLPAFAGTKTIVGGFIDSARSEGFEVVPTMLAEAAPSGTVTAEAFDRLTTMLLDGLRDAGPLDGVLLELHGAMVAERAGDGDAEILRRVRALVGSIPIVAVLDLHANISDGMVALADALVGYDTYPHIDMYSRGLEAGAIVHRMVAHGLRTARALRKPPLLPPLPKQCTSYDTPMRALIELAHELEGQPGMVAVTVAAGFPYADVPEAGLAVLAISEGDQSLADRVADEVAALAWARRQEFVVQCTPVEDALDIAVSHPADAGGPVLLADTADNPGAGSPCDGTILLRGLLQRGVQQAAVGAIWDPAAVKVCQKAGVGETVTLDLGGKVDALHGAPLTVTGRVRLLTDGSFVNLGPMNAGAETRMGPTAVLAIDGVDVIVTSNRVQALDAGMFRSQGIDPGRKRVLVLKSSVHYRGAFEPLASRVVEVDTPGLSNSDLSRFRYQHVRRPIFPLDPME
- a CDS encoding aldo/keto reductase; protein product: MEKRQLGRTNLDVSVLCFGGNVFGWTTDRDASFAVLDAFVEAGGNFVDSADVYSRWVPGNEGGESELILGEWMQARGNRSSIVVATKLGSPMGDGKQGLSKAYMVQAVEDSLKRLQTDYIDLYQAHRDDANTSLEETMAAFDDLVKAGKVRWIGASNYTAARLAEANAIAAKGGWARFESIQPPYHLLQRADYEAELEPLCQRDQIGVITYSSLASGFLTGKYQPGAALPASGRASGVQQRFMNDKGWQVLAAVEGVARRLGVTPAQVALAWIAERPGMTGPIASATTPKQLAELVAGVALKLDADAIATLDKASA